Part of the Arthrobacter sp. MMS18-M83 genome is shown below.
CGGGAGGCTGGCGTGCGCATTGTCGACGACGGTACCGCCGGGCGCCAGTTGGCCCGGTTTCTGTCTAAATCAGGTCTCGTCTAGGAGGAGAAACCATGCGTGAAGTCATAGTCCATATCGAAATGATTGATGGTCGCGTTGCCAATTCCGCGAGTGAGCTTCTCGCCTTCGCGGCAAGGTTGGGCGAGCCGGTCGCCGTCGTCACGTCGGCAACTCCGGCACCGGCCGAATCCGTCGCCCAATTAGCCACGTGGGGCGCGGCCAGGGTGGTGTTGGTCACGACGCCCGACGCCGGACGCGTGCTGGTGACGCGCGCCGTCGATGCGCTCGAGGCCGTTCGAGGGAGGTGCCCAAACGTGGCAGCAGTCGTGTCACCGGACACTGCGGAGGGTCGGGAGGTAGCGGCGCGGCTCGCGGTTCGCTGCGGGCTGCCATATCTCGGTGACGTCGTCGGCGCAGAATGGGCCGACGATCGGTTGCTTGTGGCCAAGTCGGTGTTCGGGGGCAACTACAGGGTGGAATCCGCCGCCAATGCCGCAATCCTGGCCATCCGTCCGGGCCTCGGCTACGACAGCCCGGCGCCCCGCGAGACCGTGGTGGATGTGTTCGAGGTGGGCGCCAGCGTGGCTGAGCGGACCGAGATCCTGGACTTCAGGCCCGCTTCGGGCTCGGGCTCCCGTCCCCGGCTGGTCGAGGCCGACGTTGTGGTCTCGGGTGGCCGTGGGCTGGGGTCTCGTGAGCGCTTCTCCGTGGTGGAATCGTTGGCCGACGCGGTCGGCGGTGCCATCGGGGCCTCCCGTGCAGCCGTCGACGCCGACTACTGCGATCCGCAACTGCAAGTGGGGCAAACCGGCGCCAAAGTATCGCCCAAGCTGTACATCGCCCTCGGCATCTCCGGTGCAACCCAGCACCTGGCGGGCATGCAGGGAGCAAAGACCATCGTGGCGATAAATAGCGACGCCGATGCCCCGATCTTCGAGATTGCCGACTTTGGCGTGGTCGGTGATGTGTTCGACGTCGTGCCCCAACTGCTTGAGGAGCTGGCCGCGCAACGCTAACTTTGTAGGTCTAACGGTTAGACCAAAACGTTGAAGAAGCAGTTAGCATAGTGACGAGCGGTAACAGTAATTGCTACGCGGCCTGGTCCGCAACAATTCAGGAGGAATGACGGATGGCTGAAGTCGAGCAGATTGCAGCACGGGAGGGTGCGGATCCATTCACTGCCAAGAAGGACGCGGATCAACCAATGTTCACCCGTGTCCGTCCCCGGCGGGGTTTCGAGTATGTCTCTGAGCAGATTCGTGACGCCGTGAGTGAAGGTCGGTTGAAGCCG
Proteins encoded:
- a CDS encoding electron transfer flavoprotein subunit alpha/FixB family protein gives rise to the protein MREVIVHIEMIDGRVANSASELLAFAARLGEPVAVVTSATPAPAESVAQLATWGAARVVLVTTPDAGRVLVTRAVDALEAVRGRCPNVAAVVSPDTAEGREVAARLAVRCGLPYLGDVVGAEWADDRLLVAKSVFGGNYRVESAANAAILAIRPGLGYDSPAPRETVVDVFEVGASVAERTEILDFRPASGSGSRPRLVEADVVVSGGRGLGSRERFSVVESLADAVGGAIGASRAAVDADYCDPQLQVGQTGAKVSPKLYIALGISGATQHLAGMQGAKTIVAINSDADAPIFEIADFGVVGDVFDVVPQLLEELAAQR